The proteins below come from a single Haemorhous mexicanus isolate bHaeMex1 chromosome 20, bHaeMex1.pri, whole genome shotgun sequence genomic window:
- the UNC13D gene encoding protein unc-13 homolog D isoform X3 codes for MDPAGQSPPGTLPGEESPEMDLSHRFSKEELALLYEEVLYTIRHRLGKPEQQHIGDSQELYSYVQKAFGMNAEEHSVIMQQVMELESPIYCLKATVKEAKGILGKDVSGLSDPYCLLGIEARSQEPAHSDHKKRMKAVVKDLIPEDQIHRTQVINQTLSPVWNETFILEFKDVETASFHLDMWDSDVVESMRQKLGELTDLHGLKRIFKDARKDKGQDDFLGNVVVRLKDLHCWNDQWYQLEPRTETYPERGHCHLQFLLMHKKRATMSSRTQPSYTVHRHLLQQLVSHEILQHQAGSTSWDGELSSHASTVLYLHATQKDLSDFHQDMAQWLAYSKLYQSLEFNSSCLLHQITSIEYRWVQERLRPEQKAELAESFQSLLTYGVSLIRRFRIIFPLSVPRSTERLQSLLRVLVQMCKTKAFHELCTPSPDLPQMVSTALKSGTTEWFHMQKQHLKPMVKSIEENSKALSKLLLEVIEDLKQCQKIWNKLFSTNLKLNIFSIAYLELESMVAEHVQEQLHKVDSSMSRPTAESLFDLYRKLQELYQMKDSLPSRDGPLALSNFHQWFEEALPLWLQKAYTTTLERAQRAIQMDQLKPYGYHKHSTSTVDLSTCYAQIVTTWQQLNWPDPEKAFMIMVNLLEDMCKISLMYCKLIKERAEALSLSEQNEGKAANKLCVVVNNIEQLRLLMLKLPSQLAWAQLEQRTRGIIEPQQIQNALHNQLDSAVACLDHEVRDVVQALATKLEKGIARHIQELSSSSDTQKPEDSIIPLMKFLESELEYLNEHLVQENFRSLLTLLWHHTLSVLSAAQGPQLPSVQHCQRLFCALKSLELCFHAEGCGLPLETLHSAAFRTLETHLALCSATSRKLIQKYFSNRIQQQLDTSSEKYGAVTIKALYRPSEQKLHVEVLNATNLIPLDSNGSSDPFVKLTLEPRHEFPEVVARTTQCKRNELHPLFDEAFDFLIPPEKCRQEGACLLLTVFDYDVLGSNDLEGEAFFPLCRLPGLDSEEDEADMGRVPQTRLPLTHPKPTDEILQLLESRKRDKEAQAFVKLRKQRAKQSKETE; via the exons GCTTTTGGCATGAACGCAGAGGAGCACAGTGTCATCATGCAGCAGGTCATGGAGCTGGAG AGCCCCATTTACTGCCTGAAAGCCACTGTGAAGGAAGCCAAGGGAATTTTGGGTAAAGATGTCAGCG GGCTCAGTGACCCATACTGCCTGCTGGGCATCGAGGCCAGgagccaggagccagcccacTCCGACCACAAGAAGAGGATGAAGGCTGTGGTCAAAGACCTCATCCCTGAAGACCAAATCCATCGCACTCAAGTCATAAACCAGACCCTCAGCCCAGTGTGGAACGAGACCTTCATCCT GGAGTTTAAAGATGTGGAGACAGCCAGCTTCCACCTGGACATGTG GGACTCGGACGTGGTGGAGTCGATGCGGCAAAAGCTGGGGGAGCTGACGGACCTGCACGGCCTCAAAAG GATCTTTAAAGATGCTCGCAAAGACAAAGGGCAGGACGATTTCCTGGGGAATGTGGTCGTTCGTCTGAAG gacCTGCACTGCTGGAATGACCAGTGGTACCAGCTAGAGCCACGGACAGAGACCTATCCAGAGAGGGGACACTGTCACCTGCAGTTCCTACTGATGCACAAGAAG AGGGCCACCATGAGCAGCCGGACACAGCCGAGCTACACCGTCCACCgccacctgctgcagcagctggtgtcCCATGAGATCCTCCAGCACCAG gctggcagcacctcctgggatggagAGCTGAGCAGCCACGCCAGCACCGTGCTGTACCTGCACGCCACACAGAAGGATCTCTCTGACTTCCACCAGGACATGGC gcaGTGGCTGGCCTACAGCAAACTCTACCAGAGCCTGGAGttcaacagcagctgcctcctccaCCAGATCACCAGCATCGAGTACCGCTGGGTGCAGGAGCGCCTGAGGCCAGAGCAG aaagcagagctggccGAGTCCTTCCAGTCCCTGCTGACCTACGGGGTCTCCCTCATCCGTAGGTTCCGCattattttccccctctctgtcccGAGGTCCACAGAGAGACTCCAGTCCCTGCTCCG TGTCCTCGTCCAGATGTGCAAAACCAAAGCTTTCCATGAGCTGtgcacacccagccctgacCTCCCCCAGATGGTCTCCACAGCTCTGAAG TCAGGCACCACGGAGTGGTTCCACATGCAGAAGCAGCACCTCAAGCCCATGGTGAAG agcATAGAGGAAAATAGCAAAGCCTTGTCCAAGCTCCTCCTGGAGGTGATAGAAGATCTCAAGCAGTGCCAAAAGATCTGGAATAAATTGTTCAGCAC CAACCTGAAGTTGAATATCTTCTCCATTGCCTacctggagctggagagcaTG GTGGCAGAGCatgtccaggagcagctgcacaagGTTGACAGCAGCATGTCCAGACCCACGGCCGAGAGCCTCTTTGATCTCTACAGGAAACTGCAGGAGCTCTATCAGATGAAGGATTCCCTCCCAAGCAG GGATGGACctctggctctgagcaacttcCACCAGTGGTTTGAGGAAGCGTTGcccctgtggctgcagaaggCCTACACCACCACGCTGGAGAGGGCCCAGAGAGCCATCCAGATGGACCAG ctgAAGCCTTACGGGTACCACAAGCACAGCACATCCACCGTTGACCTGTCCACCTGCTATGCCCAGATTGTGAcaacctggcagcagctcaACTGGCCCGACCCTGAGAAAGCCTTCATGATCATGGTCAATCTCCTGGAG GACATGTGCAAGATCTCCCTGATGTACTGCAAGCTCATCAAGGAGAGAGCTGAGGCTCTGTCCCTGAGTGAGCAGAACGAGGGCAAGGCAGCCAACAAG ctctgcgTCGTGGTGAACAACATCGAGCAGCTCCGGCTGCTGATGCTGAAgctgccatcccagctggcctgggcccagctggagcagcgcacGAGGGGCATCATCGAGCCCCAGCAGATCCAGAATGCTCTGCACAACCAGCTCGACAGCGCCGTGGCCTGCCTGGACCACGAGGTCCGGGACGTGGTGCAAGCCCTGGCTACCAAG ctggaaaagggcaTTGCCAGACACATCCAGGAGCTCTCATCTTCCAGTGACACCCAGAAGCCTGAGGAT TCCATCATCCCACTCATGAAGTTCCTGGAGTCGGAGCTGGAGTACCTCAATGAGCATCTTGTCCAGGAGAACTTCAGAAG cctcctcacTCTCCTGTGGCACCACACCCTGTCTGTGCTCTCAGCAGCTCAGGGGCCGCAGTTGCCCTCggtccagcactgccagaggcTGTTCTGTGCCCTGAAG agcctggagctgtgcttcCATGCCGAGGGCTGCGGGCTGCCGCTGGAGACCCTCCACAGTGCAGCCTTCAGG aCGCTGGAGACTCACCtggctctctgctctgccaccaGCCGCAAACTCATCCAGAAATACTTCAGCAACAGGATCCAGCAGCAG CTGGACACAAGCTCAGAGAAGTATGGGGCTGTGACCATCAAAGCTCTGTACCGGCCTTCGGAGCAGAAACTCCACGTGGAAGTGCTCAACGCCACCAACCTCATCCCGCTGGACTCCAACG GTTCCAGCGACCCCTTCGTGAAGCTCACCCTGGAGCCCCGGCACGAGTTCCCCGAGGTGGTGGCTCGGACCACCCAGTGCAAGAGGAACGAGCTGCACCCCCTCTTCGACGAAGCCTTCGACTT CTTGATCCCCCCTGAGAAGTGCCGGCAGGAGGGGGCCTGTCTGCTGCTGACCGTGTTTGACTACGACGTGCTGGGGTCCAACGACCTGGAGGGAGAAGCCTTCTTCCCCCTGTGCCGCCTGCCCGGCCTCGACAGCGAGGAGGACGAGGCTGACATGGGACGGGTTCCCCAGACCCGGCTCCCCCTCACGCACCCCAAGCCCACGG AtgagatcctgcagctgctggagtccAGGAAAAGGGACAAAGAAGCTCAGGCCTTCGTTAAGCTCCGCAAGCAACGAGCCAAGCAGTCCAAGGAGACAGAGTGA